Proteins from a genomic interval of Leptospira hartskeerlii:
- the aroA gene encoding 3-phosphoshikimate 1-carboxyvinyltransferase has product MIPRILNSSGREITVPGDKSLSHRSVLFSVLSKGASHVSGFLEAEDPLNTMKAFTGLGLKVEKVSKGEYVFTSPGKNALQSPKEVLDFGNAGTGIRLSAGLLCGLQGIKATLTGDHSLQKRPMSRIIKPLSSMGASISGKDDKAPLEIVGKKLSDFHYKSPIASAQVKSCLMLAAMASETSLEYEEDILSRDHTENMFRFLGNKLTYFSPTHFKMEPPYTFEAKEFKVPGDISSAAFFLVLGVLLKEGSVLVKNVGLNPSRIGILHALEAMGAKILVHNKRIECGEPVGDLEAVSSNLRFSEIKEEWIPSLIDEIPILTIAGLFAKGGFIIRHAEELRAKESDRISAMVENLRNLGITVHEYPDGYEIPEIGSSVHSSELSSWLSGNSVNIFTKMDHRIAMSFMILKAVSGLEIRPDETSWIETSFPGFESLLEGFTQ; this is encoded by the coding sequence ATGATTCCAAGAATCCTTAATTCTTCCGGAAGAGAGATCACAGTTCCGGGAGATAAATCTCTTTCTCATAGAAGCGTATTATTCTCCGTATTATCCAAAGGGGCTTCCCATGTTTCCGGGTTTTTGGAAGCAGAAGATCCTTTAAATACGATGAAAGCTTTCACGGGGCTCGGGTTGAAAGTGGAGAAGGTCTCAAAGGGAGAATATGTTTTTACGAGCCCCGGTAAGAATGCTCTTCAGTCTCCTAAGGAAGTTTTAGATTTCGGTAATGCAGGAACTGGTATCAGATTATCTGCAGGATTACTCTGTGGGCTCCAAGGAATTAAGGCTACCTTAACTGGAGATCATTCACTTCAAAAAAGGCCGATGTCCCGTATTATAAAACCTTTAAGTTCTATGGGAGCTTCTATCTCAGGAAAGGACGACAAGGCACCTCTGGAAATTGTCGGAAAAAAACTATCCGACTTCCATTATAAAAGCCCGATCGCTTCCGCTCAGGTAAAATCTTGTTTGATGCTGGCCGCAATGGCTTCCGAAACTTCTTTGGAATACGAAGAAGATATTCTTTCCAGAGACCACACTGAGAATATGTTTCGGTTTTTGGGAAATAAACTGACTTATTTTTCTCCCACTCATTTTAAAATGGAACCTCCTTATACTTTCGAAGCGAAGGAATTTAAGGTGCCGGGAGATATTTCTTCTGCAGCATTTTTCTTAGTGCTAGGAGTACTATTAAAAGAAGGTTCTGTTCTTGTGAAGAATGTTGGATTAAATCCTTCTCGCATCGGAATTCTTCATGCGCTCGAAGCGATGGGTGCAAAAATTTTGGTCCATAACAAAAGGATAGAATGTGGGGAACCTGTAGGAGATCTGGAAGCTGTTTCTTCTAATTTACGTTTTTCTGAAATTAAAGAAGAATGGATCCCTTCTCTTATTGATGAGATCCCTATCTTAACGATTGCAGGTCTTTTTGCAAAAGGTGGATTTATTATTCGTCATGCAGAAGAACTGCGTGCAAAAGAATCGGATCGTATTTCCGCCATGGTGGAAAATCTTCGAAATCTTGGGATCACAGTGCATGAATATCCGGATGGGTATGAGATCCCTGAAATTGGTTCCAGCGTACATTCTTCCGAACTTTCTTCCTGGCTTTCCGGAAACTCAGTGAATATCTTTACTAAGATGGATCATAGGATCGCAATGAGTTTTATGATCTTGAAAGCAGTGAGCGGTTTGGAAATTCGTCCCGACGAAACTTCTTGGATTGAAACTTCCTTTCCCGGGTTCGAATCTTTATTAGAAGGTTTTACGCAATGA
- the rnc gene encoding ribonuclease III → MIKKKHNQNQNKTDPKNRKDPSLLASALGLKFNKVSYLEIAFIHSSFRNENPQYKEDNERLEFLGDSVLGLVVAKYLYRTNPSANEGELSRKKATLVSTAMLNGLSEKLGLASYVLLGKGEGQGSAQKKLGANLFESLVGAVYLDQGMEAAEKFILEHLIDYVKNSDKVKEATDYKSILQEICQKKFKLLPSYRLLKEVGPDHEKTFYVSVSIRGKHSAEGKGKNKKFAEQDAAKQLLKALKIEI, encoded by the coding sequence TTGATAAAAAAAAAGCACAATCAAAATCAAAACAAGACTGATCCTAAAAATAGAAAGGATCCTTCTCTACTTGCGTCCGCACTTGGTTTAAAATTTAATAAAGTTTCCTATTTAGAAATCGCTTTCATACATAGTTCTTTCAGAAATGAAAATCCTCAGTATAAAGAAGACAACGAAAGATTAGAGTTCTTAGGGGATTCAGTTTTAGGACTCGTGGTCGCAAAATATTTATACAGAACAAATCCTTCTGCAAATGAAGGAGAACTTTCCAGGAAAAAAGCCACCTTGGTTTCTACCGCAATGTTAAACGGACTCAGTGAAAAGTTGGGTCTAGCCTCTTATGTTTTATTAGGAAAAGGAGAAGGCCAGGGGAGCGCTCAAAAAAAATTAGGGGCCAACCTATTCGAATCCTTGGTCGGTGCTGTTTATTTAGACCAGGGAATGGAAGCGGCAGAGAAGTTTATACTCGAACATCTTATAGATTACGTTAAAAATTCCGATAAGGTAAAAGAGGCTACGGATTATAAGTCCATCCTCCAGGAAATTTGCCAAAAAAAATTCAAACTTCTACCTTCTTACAGATTACTGAAAGAGGTCGGGCCGGATCACGAAAAAACATTTTACGTTAGCGTATCTATCCGGGGTAAACATTCTGCGGAAGGTAAGGGAAAGAATAAAAAGTTCGCGGAACAAGACGCCGCGAAACAATTATTAAAGGCCTTAAAGATTGAAATCTAA
- a CDS encoding mechanosensitive ion channel family protein: MEEILRLLNPISLLNSKERTITEEFILVVYFILTLVIVYKTFVLSFDRISPPADNSVRYNRRRVTRILFVVVGAVSLLPVIFSGLSYLPTVMGLAGAGIVISLKDITLNYVGWLLIHGSNGFEVGDRIEIEGVKGDVVNIGINRFTLMELSQDPKSEQSTNRLVHLPNHTIILHKVYVVKEKLGFVWDEFKIKIPHGSDWEAAEKILNGILKNGSVIDQHKIDYSVRELSKNYLVRLGKTTPIVYIGVEEGGVLFSLRYLTHIKEKRNQKARISREVLKEFAEAGIRIL; the protein is encoded by the coding sequence ATGGAAGAAATACTTCGGCTCTTAAATCCGATTTCCCTTCTAAACTCGAAGGAAAGAACCATCACGGAAGAGTTCATTCTGGTCGTGTATTTTATCCTGACCTTAGTGATCGTTTATAAAACTTTCGTTTTGAGTTTTGATAGGATCAGTCCTCCTGCGGATAATTCTGTCAGGTATAATCGTAGAAGAGTGACTCGGATCCTATTTGTAGTTGTGGGAGCAGTATCCCTTCTACCCGTAATTTTTTCCGGTCTGTCTTATCTTCCTACAGTGATGGGTCTTGCGGGAGCAGGTATAGTAATCTCCTTAAAAGATATCACTTTAAATTATGTTGGCTGGTTGCTTATACACGGTAGCAACGGTTTCGAAGTAGGGGACCGAATCGAGATAGAAGGTGTAAAAGGTGATGTAGTCAATATTGGGATCAACAGATTTACTCTCATGGAGTTAAGCCAAGATCCTAAGTCGGAACAATCCACGAATCGTTTGGTGCATCTTCCGAATCATACGATCATTCTTCATAAAGTATATGTAGTTAAGGAAAAATTAGGATTTGTTTGGGATGAGTTCAAGATCAAGATTCCCCATGGTTCTGACTGGGAAGCTGCAGAAAAAATTTTGAACGGTATCCTGAAGAATGGATCCGTGATCGACCAACATAAGATCGATTATTCAGTTAGAGAACTTTCTAAAAATTATCTGGTCCGTTTAGGTAAGACCACACCTATCGTATACATAGGTGTGGAAGAAGGAGGAGTATTATTCTCCCTTCGTTATCTGACCCATATCAAAGAAAAAAGAAACCAGAAGGCAAGGATATCCAGGG
- the aroB gene encoding 3-dehydroquinate synthase: protein MNPIREVQIRAFSKEYKVQIHSDFRGLGETIKRFYPVSSIFILTERKLSGLFSKFYESELSDLGIPYHEIYIKGGEKNKHILRTAEVYNKLIELGADRKSLILALGGGVVGDFAGFIASTFQRGIRFAQIPTTLLASVDSSVGGKVAVNADLGKNMIGSFYQPEFVYLPLIALSTLPKREWRCGMAEIVKHGLLSGGEYLEKVRSNDKSVYDHTSPELLELIVGSILYKSNIVSQDERETGLRKVLNLGHTTAHAIESLANYRRYSHGEAVSIGLLTAIILSTEKQGLDVSWIENLKKILKSYDLPYHDKSKSTQVAKHTLHDKKNVGNSVRFVLLQSPGNPIWDIPIELEEIASAFRKQKKMD from the coding sequence ATGAATCCTATCCGGGAAGTACAGATCAGAGCTTTTTCTAAAGAATACAAAGTACAGATCCATTCCGACTTTAGAGGTCTTGGAGAAACGATCAAAAGATTTTATCCTGTATCTTCCATATTTATACTTACGGAAAGAAAACTTTCGGGATTATTTTCCAAGTTTTACGAATCTGAACTTTCCGATCTAGGAATTCCATATCACGAAATTTATATCAAAGGTGGAGAAAAGAATAAACACATTCTTCGCACCGCAGAAGTTTATAATAAACTGATAGAACTGGGAGCGGACCGCAAAAGTTTGATCCTTGCATTAGGCGGCGGAGTAGTAGGTGACTTTGCTGGATTTATCGCTTCCACATTCCAAAGAGGAATACGTTTCGCACAAATTCCTACAACCTTACTTGCCTCCGTAGATTCTTCCGTAGGTGGAAAAGTAGCGGTAAACGCCGATCTTGGAAAAAACATGATCGGCTCCTTCTACCAGCCTGAGTTTGTATATCTACCTCTAATAGCATTGTCTACTTTACCTAAAAGAGAATGGAGATGCGGGATGGCCGAGATCGTAAAACACGGTCTTTTATCCGGAGGAGAATATCTGGAGAAGGTCCGCTCGAACGATAAATCCGTCTACGACCATACTTCTCCGGAACTTTTGGAATTGATCGTAGGCTCTATTTTATATAAGTCTAATATAGTTTCCCAGGACGAAAGAGAAACAGGCTTGAGAAAAGTCCTGAATCTGGGGCATACCACCGCTCACGCGATAGAGTCCCTCGCAAATTATAGAAGATATTCTCATGGAGAAGCGGTTTCCATAGGACTTTTGACTGCGATCATTCTTTCGACTGAAAAGCAAGGACTGGATGTTTCTTGGATTGAGAACTTGAAAAAAATCCTGAAATCATATGATCTTCCGTATCATGATAAAAGTAAGTCTACTCAGGTAGCTAAACACACTCTTCATGATAAGAAGAACGTGGGAAACTCAGTTCGGTTTGTTCTTCTTCAATCTCCCGGGAATCCGATTTGGGACATTCCAATCGAGTTAGAAGAGATAGCTTCCGCTTTTAGAAAGCAGAAGAAAATGGATTAG
- the rpmF gene encoding 50S ribosomal protein L32 — MAVPKRRKSKSKVRMKRAHHAIGKPNLVPCPNCNSFRPPHRICPVCGFYKDRVVVEPKVRKTSEEN, encoded by the coding sequence ATGGCAGTTCCTAAGAGACGAAAATCTAAATCAAAAGTGAGGATGAAACGGGCCCATCATGCGATCGGCAAACCGAATCTAGTTCCTTGCCCGAACTGTAATTCCTTCAGACCTCCACATAGAATCTGCCCTGTTTGCGGTTTTTACAAAGACCGTGTAGTGGTGGAACCGAAAGTCAGGAAGACTAGCGAAGAGAACTAA
- a CDS encoding NUDIX domain-containing protein, translated as MEFFFKKKGLRVRVAALIRNRKGEILLLQQKKKDAYYWLLPGGGIEFGESAEDALRRELKEELSLDITSANFLFLNESIDPKGNRHLLQLVFLATVKKQDPEVNLKEKAITGFGYFPLGAVLEMDIRPDIKAFLSSGKYKPAPFIRSQWVYDK; from the coding sequence ATGGAATTCTTTTTTAAAAAGAAAGGTTTAAGGGTCAGAGTGGCCGCTTTGATCCGAAATCGTAAGGGAGAGATCCTTCTTTTGCAGCAAAAAAAGAAGGATGCCTATTATTGGTTATTGCCGGGCGGCGGAATTGAATTCGGAGAGAGCGCAGAAGACGCTCTGAGAAGAGAACTGAAAGAGGAACTTTCTCTCGATATCACCAGCGCAAATTTTTTATTTTTGAACGAGTCCATTGATCCGAAAGGAAATCGTCATCTTCTCCAATTAGTATTCTTGGCTACCGTCAAAAAACAGGACCCGGAAGTGAACCTGAAAGAAAAAGCAATCACAGGATTCGGCTATTTTCCTTTGGGTGCGGTTTTAGAAATGGATATAAGACCGGATATTAAGGCATTTCTTTCTTCCGGAAAATACAAACCGGCTCCTTTTATACGAAGCCAATGGGTATATGATAAATGA
- the acpP gene encoding acyl carrier protein, which yields MADFEKIKSIIVEQLGVDESEVTPEAHFIDDLGADSLDTVELVMALEEEFGVEISDEDAEKIQTVGDVIKFIDTLKS from the coding sequence ATGGCAGATTTCGAAAAGATTAAGTCTATTATCGTTGAGCAACTTGGAGTGGATGAGTCTGAAGTGACTCCTGAAGCACACTTCATTGATGACCTTGGTGCAGACTCTCTTGACACAGTTGAACTCGTTATGGCTCTTGAAGAAGAGTTTGGCGTTGAAATTTCCGATGAGGATGCTGAAAAGATCCAAACCGTCGGAGACGTAATTAAGTTCATCGACACTCTAAAGTCCTAA
- a CDS encoding tetratricopeptide repeat protein: MKRFEPKTGASIQDIDPYPGLTGAERFFAILFSKIGENKKQVLFGVGVLFVTVLTVVSWNEYRAEQFRKGTLAIEKVEKELALSPMTEITDKIKKYESIASTYSSPSLDIRLAKTLGDLYAKNGEYQKAAEKLEFAGKKIDELPEVKAYYFYIAGNYRESANQLAEAESDFGVSVSLLSSRKNVAGFYAWSLYQAGRLKLQNGKKEEAVDLLKKVLDQDIASPSEEFKSVRELATYLLLKSSQGN, encoded by the coding sequence ATGAAACGATTCGAACCTAAAACTGGCGCATCTATTCAGGATATTGATCCGTATCCAGGTCTTACCGGAGCAGAAAGATTTTTTGCGATTTTATTCTCTAAGATTGGAGAGAATAAAAAGCAGGTTCTTTTCGGAGTAGGAGTTTTATTCGTAACCGTATTAACTGTAGTTAGCTGGAACGAATACAGAGCGGAACAATTTCGCAAGGGAACTCTCGCTATCGAAAAAGTGGAGAAGGAGCTGGCTCTTTCTCCTATGACCGAGATCACCGATAAGATCAAAAAATACGAAAGTATTGCTTCTACTTATAGCTCTCCTTCTTTAGATATCAGACTTGCCAAAACTTTGGGAGATCTATACGCTAAAAATGGAGAATACCAAAAAGCGGCAGAGAAGTTAGAATTTGCGGGTAAAAAAATAGACGAACTTCCGGAAGTGAAGGCTTACTATTTTTATATCGCAGGAAACTATAGAGAAAGTGCGAACCAGCTTGCGGAAGCAGAATCCGATTTCGGAGTTTCCGTTTCTCTTTTAAGTAGCCGTAAGAATGTAGCCGGATTCTACGCTTGGAGCCTATACCAAGCAGGCCGTTTGAAACTTCAAAACGGCAAGAAAGAAGAAGCAGTCGATCTACTTAAAAAGGTTTTAGACCAAGACATCGCTTCTCCTTCCGAAGAATTTAAATCAGTTAGAGAATTAGCTACTTATCTTCTACTAAAAAGCAGCCAGGGAAACTAA
- the hisG gene encoding ATP phosphoribosyltransferase, giving the protein MLTLALPKGRLAEESIELMLERGWLSGRPDPDSKELIYKDAKGKVRILLVRSQDVATYVEQNSADAGIVGWDVLLEGGYDLLLPLDLGIGKCRLSVAAPKGWSLSSGERKVRVATKYPNIAKDFFLKKGINCEVIKLYGSIELAPLVGLSDCIVDLVSTGGTLRANNLEEIEVIMESTARLVFNRSALYTKRAEVGEFLDSFALTEKRL; this is encoded by the coding sequence ATGCTGACTTTGGCCCTTCCGAAAGGACGGCTTGCCGAAGAGAGCATAGAACTGATGCTCGAAAGGGGATGGCTTTCTGGCCGTCCCGATCCTGATTCCAAAGAACTTATATATAAAGACGCGAAAGGAAAGGTCCGTATTTTACTAGTCCGTTCCCAAGACGTGGCGACTTACGTGGAACAAAACTCTGCGGATGCCGGCATCGTGGGATGGGATGTATTATTGGAAGGTGGTTACGATCTTCTTCTGCCCTTAGACTTAGGGATCGGAAAATGCAGACTTTCAGTGGCAGCTCCGAAAGGTTGGAGTCTTAGCTCTGGGGAAAGAAAGGTCCGCGTAGCGACAAAATATCCTAATATCGCCAAGGACTTCTTCCTGAAAAAGGGGATCAACTGCGAGGTGATTAAACTTTACGGAAGTATTGAACTCGCTCCCTTAGTCGGGTTATCCGACTGTATCGTGGATTTGGTATCCACTGGCGGCACTCTCAGAGCCAATAATCTGGAAGAGATCGAAGTTATTATGGAATCCACAGCCAGATTGGTCTTCAACCGCTCTGCATTATACACAAAACGGGCAGAAGTTGGGGAATTCCTAGATTCCTTTGCTTTGACTGAAAAACGGTTGTGA
- the fabG gene encoding 3-oxoacyl-[acyl-carrier-protein] reductase, giving the protein MIDLKGKNAIITGAARGIGKATALKLAQAGANVVIADLNEEASKATAAEIAKATGVKAIGVSVNVANAESAQAGIQAVVDNFGSIDILVNNAGITKDTLMLRMKQEQWDAVIAVNLTGTFNCTQAAIKFMAKNPNGGSIINLSSIAGVNGNIGQTNYSASKAGVIGLTKATALEMAGRKIRCNAIAPGFIATEMTDAIPEKIRTAMVAAIPLKRAGQPDDIANTIAFLASDLSSFITGQLIEVNGGGFLPGVQA; this is encoded by the coding sequence ATGATCGATTTGAAAGGCAAAAACGCCATTATTACCGGGGCTGCCCGTGGAATCGGTAAAGCAACCGCTCTTAAACTCGCGCAAGCAGGCGCAAACGTTGTCATTGCCGACTTAAATGAAGAGGCAAGTAAAGCTACTGCGGCCGAGATCGCAAAAGCTACTGGTGTAAAAGCAATCGGAGTTTCCGTAAACGTAGCAAATGCGGAATCCGCTCAAGCAGGTATCCAAGCTGTTGTGGATAATTTCGGCTCAATAGATATCCTAGTGAACAATGCTGGTATCACTAAAGACACTCTTATGCTCAGAATGAAACAGGAACAGTGGGACGCTGTAATTGCAGTAAACCTGACTGGAACTTTTAATTGTACACAAGCTGCTATTAAATTTATGGCAAAAAATCCGAACGGTGGATCGATTATCAACCTTTCCTCCATCGCGGGAGTGAACGGGAATATCGGACAAACTAACTACTCCGCTTCTAAAGCAGGTGTGATCGGTTTGACTAAAGCAACCGCTCTGGAGATGGCTGGTCGTAAGATCCGTTGTAATGCGATCGCTCCAGGATTCATAGCTACCGAAATGACGGACGCGATCCCTGAAAAGATCCGTACTGCGATGGTGGCCGCGATCCCTTTGAAAAGAGCAGGACAACCGGATGATATCGCGAATACAATCGCGTTCCTAGCTTCCGATCTTTCCTCATTCATTACAGGACAATTGATCGAAGTGAACGGTGGGGGATTCCTTCCAGGAGTCCAAGCTTAA
- a CDS encoding 30S ribosomal protein S1, translated as MSSQQDKSTFAEVFKQWEEKKNDEAEIRKDQVVEGKVVSVDNDNVYVAIEGLKQEGRIPRSEFDEKPEIGSVVTALVKRKESTDSGCVLSKKEADQRKGWEVVKDAFKNNYQVSGRLVNEIKGKGYIVNVEGSELFLPASQLSYKFSDGENYKGVELDFKVIEVNERTRSGVVSRKKLLDEVNNEKWDALALKVKVGDKVKATVSKIASFGVFCDLEGVVGLLRQRDISYKKFAPFKQYFTIGQEIELQVLEMEKENNKLALGLKQLYEDPWVWAKRSLEKDMVIRGTVTSLTNFGAFVELKEGLEGLIHTSELTWAKKPPHPKELLKKGQEVEALILDIDFESRRLSLGLKQLQPNPWDALGPEVRVGNVLTGKVTGITKYGAFVEVENGIEGLIHISDITWDEKQKNPTSLLKKGEDVKYIILDINFDAQRISCGLKQLQEHPYEALRNRYPIGSVVQGKIKSIVDFGMFVEIEPGFEGLVHISEIPGGKDTNLAESYKPGDIVKCAVVKIDSKNKKISLSIKDFDKALEREEMAKYLKTSDTPSRESLGSFINSSLK; from the coding sequence ATGAGTAGCCAACAAGACAAGTCCACTTTTGCAGAAGTTTTCAAACAGTGGGAAGAAAAGAAAAACGACGAAGCCGAAATTCGCAAAGACCAAGTGGTCGAAGGTAAAGTCGTATCCGTAGACAACGATAACGTCTATGTGGCAATCGAAGGATTGAAACAAGAGGGAAGAATTCCTCGCTCCGAGTTCGACGAAAAACCGGAAATCGGATCTGTAGTTACGGCACTTGTAAAAAGAAAAGAGTCTACCGACTCTGGATGTGTCCTTTCTAAAAAAGAAGCCGACCAACGAAAAGGTTGGGAAGTTGTTAAAGACGCATTCAAAAATAATTACCAAGTCAGCGGACGTTTGGTAAACGAGATCAAGGGAAAAGGTTACATCGTTAACGTAGAAGGTTCTGAACTTTTCCTTCCAGCTTCTCAACTTAGCTATAAATTCTCCGATGGAGAAAATTATAAAGGTGTAGAACTCGATTTTAAAGTAATCGAGGTAAACGAACGCACCCGCTCCGGAGTTGTTTCCAGAAAAAAACTTCTAGACGAAGTGAATAACGAAAAATGGGACGCACTCGCTCTTAAAGTAAAGGTTGGAGACAAGGTTAAAGCAACCGTTTCCAAAATTGCAAGCTTCGGAGTTTTCTGTGATCTGGAAGGAGTTGTAGGACTTCTCAGACAAAGAGATATCTCTTATAAAAAATTCGCACCATTCAAACAATACTTCACCATCGGACAAGAGATCGAACTTCAAGTTCTCGAAATGGAAAAGGAAAATAACAAACTCGCTTTAGGACTCAAACAACTGTATGAAGATCCTTGGGTTTGGGCAAAACGTTCTTTGGAAAAAGACATGGTCATCCGTGGAACTGTTACTTCTCTCACCAACTTTGGTGCATTCGTAGAATTGAAAGAAGGTTTAGAAGGTTTAATTCATACTTCCGAATTGACCTGGGCTAAAAAACCTCCTCATCCAAAAGAACTTCTAAAAAAAGGACAAGAAGTAGAAGCTCTGATCCTCGATATCGACTTCGAAAGCAGAAGATTATCTTTAGGTTTAAAACAACTTCAACCGAATCCTTGGGACGCTTTAGGTCCTGAAGTTAGAGTTGGAAATGTTCTGACCGGAAAAGTAACCGGCATTACTAAATACGGTGCATTCGTAGAAGTAGAAAACGGCATCGAAGGTCTGATCCACATCAGCGATATCACTTGGGACGAAAAACAAAAGAACCCAACTTCTCTTCTGAAAAAAGGAGAGGATGTTAAATACATCATCCTAGACATTAATTTTGATGCACAAAGGATCTCTTGCGGATTAAAACAACTACAAGAACATCCTTACGAAGCATTAAGAAATCGTTATCCTATCGGTTCTGTTGTTCAAGGTAAGATCAAGAGCATCGTTGACTTCGGTATGTTCGTAGAAATCGAACCTGGTTTCGAAGGACTTGTTCACATCTCCGAGATCCCTGGCGGAAAAGACACTAACTTAGCTGAATCTTATAAGCCTGGCGATATCGTAAAATGTGCAGTCGTTAAGATCGATTCCAAAAACAAGAAGATCTCTTTGTCTATCAAGGATTTCGACAAAGCCTTAGAAAGAGAAGAGATGGCGAAGTATTTGAAAACTTCCGACACTCCTTCCAGAGAAAGTTTAGGCAGCTTTATCAATTCTTCCTTAAAATAA
- the plsX gene encoding phosphate acyltransferase PlsX — translation MWVAVDAMSGDYGPDRIVEGAVNAVNQDGRNVILVGKEEDISETLLKYEYDTNKIRIVHASEIIGMNDSPSIAVRAMEDSSVVQAAQLVADKTCVGMFSPGNTGATMAAALLYLGRISGVLRPPIAAPIPREKGAPTLLLDAGANVDCKPEYLAQFAIMGEIYSRLIFNIHKPKVGILSNGEEDKKGNSVTVKAFEYIKKLPIDFVGNVEGRDLYGGGRDVDVVVCDGFVGNIVLKATEGLSKSIFAVLRESIAQSSLAQTGALLLKPTFTAIKKRLDYAEYGGALLLGVEGTCLIGHGSSNAHAVRNAIRVVVECAERDVNQRIKEDIEKAKF, via the coding sequence ATGTGGGTCGCCGTCGATGCAATGAGCGGCGACTACGGTCCTGACAGGATCGTAGAAGGTGCCGTTAACGCGGTAAATCAAGACGGCAGAAACGTCATACTCGTTGGTAAAGAAGAAGATATCAGCGAGACCCTCCTCAAATACGAATACGATACAAACAAGATCAGGATTGTTCACGCCAGTGAGATCATAGGTATGAACGATTCTCCTTCCATTGCAGTGCGTGCGATGGAAGATTCTTCCGTTGTGCAGGCGGCTCAACTAGTCGCAGATAAAACCTGCGTTGGAATGTTCTCTCCGGGAAATACAGGTGCTACTATGGCGGCTGCGTTATTATATCTAGGAAGAATTTCCGGAGTTCTTAGACCTCCTATTGCTGCTCCCATCCCAAGAGAGAAAGGAGCTCCTACACTTCTTTTAGATGCCGGTGCAAACGTGGATTGTAAGCCTGAGTATTTGGCTCAATTCGCGATCATGGGAGAGATCTATTCCAGGCTTATCTTCAATATCCATAAACCGAAGGTTGGGATCTTATCCAACGGAGAAGAAGATAAGAAGGGAAACTCAGTCACAGTAAAGGCATTCGAATATATTAAAAAGTTACCGATCGACTTTGTAGGAAACGTAGAAGGACGAGATCTTTACGGTGGAGGAAGGGATGTCGACGTTGTAGTCTGTGACGGCTTCGTAGGAAACATTGTCCTGAAAGCAACAGAAGGTCTCTCCAAATCCATTTTTGCCGTACTCAGAGAAAGTATCGCTCAGTCTAGCCTTGCGCAAACAGGAGCACTTCTTCTTAAACCTACATTCACTGCGATCAAGAAAAGATTGGATTACGCAGAGTATGGCGGAGCACTTCTTCTTGGCGTAGAAGGAACCTGTTTGATCGGACACGGTTCTTCTAACGCACATGCGGTCCGAAACGCGATCAGAGTAGTGGTAGAATGTGCCGAAAGGGACGTGAACCAAAGAATTAAAGAAGATATAGAGAAAGCAAAGTTCTAA
- the cmk gene encoding (d)CMP kinase: MTENVIALDGPAGTGKSTVARELSKKLGFEYLDSGAFYRALTLHIFKIYVSKNSSISFSDWLSGKEFLPLTEGVEIFCEFSETGENRIFLNGEDVSTDIRTPEITREIKYIADKAVFREFVNSQLRKLSQTHRLVMDGRDIGTHVFPDARYKFFLTASSRVRAERRYNQLLEQGIRSDLEEIEKEIVIRDKSDTEREIAPLRKAEDAILIDTDNLPKNSVISKILGCLDSGIYNDSH; encoded by the coding sequence ATGACGGAAAACGTGATCGCATTAGATGGGCCTGCCGGAACAGGCAAAAGTACAGTGGCTCGTGAACTTTCCAAAAAGCTTGGATTCGAATATCTGGATTCAGGAGCATTCTACCGTGCGTTAACACTTCATATTTTTAAGATCTATGTATCCAAAAACTCTTCTATTTCCTTTTCGGATTGGTTGTCCGGTAAGGAGTTCCTACCACTCACTGAAGGTGTAGAAATTTTCTGCGAATTTTCAGAAACAGGGGAGAACAGAATCTTCTTAAATGGAGAGGATGTTTCCACAGATATCAGAACTCCAGAGATCACAAGAGAGATTAAATATATCGCTGACAAAGCGGTATTTAGAGAGTTCGTAAATTCCCAATTGAGAAAACTTTCTCAGACTCATCGTTTGGTAATGGACGGTAGAGACATAGGTACGCACGTATTTCCGGACGCTCGTTACAAATTCTTTTTGACCGCTTCTTCCAGAGTTCGGGCCGAAAGAAGATATAATCAATTATTAGAGCAAGGTATTCGTTCGGATTTAGAAGAAATCGAAAAAGAGATCGTGATCCGTGACAAATCCGATACCGAAAGGGAAATCGCCCCTCTCCGGAAAGCAGAGGACGCAATCCTCATTGACACGGATAACCTGCCAAAAAATAGTGTAATTAGTAAGATCCTTGGGTGCCTAGACTCTGGCATTTATAACGATTCGCACTAA